A portion of the Glycine max cultivar Williams 82 chromosome 10, Glycine_max_v4.0, whole genome shotgun sequence genome contains these proteins:
- the LOC102669833 gene encoding leucine-rich repeat receptor-like serine/threonine-protein kinase BAM3 — protein MDDITAITIQHQMQDTMVCKADPSGFYSTKSEYRLLMTFNRPIPQRRILQTIEACNAHNYPFLEEQPIPLTGRSHVYSFGVVLLELLTGRRPVGNFGEEGIDIVQCTKLQTNWSNDKVVKILDERLCHIPLDEAKQVYFVAMLCVQEQSVERPTMREVVEMLA, from the exons ATGGATGACATTACTGCAATTACTATTCAGCACCAGATGCAGGACACCATGGTTTGCAAAGCTGATCCTAGTGGTTTCTATTCCACTAAGTCAGAATATAGGCTATTGATGACTTTCAACAGACCTATTCCTCAAAGGAGGATTTTGCAGACTATTGAAGCATGCAATGCACACAA CTATCCTTTTTTAGAAGAACAACCAATTCCG CTTACAGGGAGAAGTCATGTCTATAGCTTTGGAGTGGTGCTGCTAGAACTACTAACAGGGAGAAGGCCAGTGGGGAATTTTGGGGAAGAAGGTATAGACATTGTTCAATGTACCAAGTTGCAAACAAATTGGAGCAATGACAAGGTGGTGAAGATTCTTGATGAGAGGCTATGTCACATTCCCTTAGATGAAGCAAAGCAGGTATACTTTGTGGCCATGCTATGTGTTCAGGAACAAAGTGTGGAGAGACCAACCATGAGGGAAGTGGTTGAAATGCTTGCATAA